The following DNA comes from Methanosarcina vacuolata Z-761.
ATTGAAGCCCCGGAAGCTACACTGTGCCCGCCTCCTCTTCCACCAACTGCACCTGCAGCTTCTCTAAGGGCAAAAGCAAGGTCAAGTCCCTTTGAGACAAGTTCACGGGTTCCTCTTGCCGAGACTTTCAGGATTCCTTCGGATTCATTTATGCAAATAAAAGGAAGTTCGGGGTGAAGGTAACGGACGACCGTGCTTGCAAGGTTCCCGGTAGAAATGGCATCAGCAGTAACAACATACCAGAGATTCTCCCCTTTGCTAATTTTTTCTACGTTTTCTCTGGCGTTCAGTGTAAGTTTCTTCTTATGCTCTTTATTTAAAGAGATGGCTTCATTAATACTCTCCTGGTCTTTCAGGCAAAGAGAAATAGCCAGCCCGTAGATTTTCTGCTTTCCGCATGTGTCAAGGATGGAGATAAAATCGTAAACGTTTCTTACAAGCTCCCGATTCAGAAGCAAAACTTCTCCTATAACAGCCTCAATAGCTTCCGGGCTTGCTTGCCTGACAAGTTTCAGGGCGACAGCATTGGCAAGCCTTGAGATTTCCTCTTCAGACAGGTTTTCAATCTTTCCTGAAAGCCCGAGCTGGTTCAAAAATTCTGTAACTTTCTCAGGGTAACCGGTTATATCCAGAAAAGGTTCAGTACTGTATGCGAGCACGTCTACAAGGTCTCCATCTCCTACTTTGAGCCCCTTCCGAATAGAAACGACCCCTGCTTTTAAGGCTTCCTCCAGGATGAAGGCATTGGCCGTGTGAAAAAGTTGCTTATCTCCAATTGCACCTGCAAGGGCCAGCCCTGCAAGGTCAACGTTATCGGCTGCCAGTTCTCTGGCTACAAGATAGCAGGTGCCAGAAGCTGAGATATCAGTTGCTCCGTCGATTCCAACCAGATGGGCATTTACAACGGCTTTTGCTGGAGATTGCCCTACAGGCTGGTGGTGGTCAAGCACTATAACATCAGCTTCCACCTTCTCAATAAGTTCAGGTTGCCCGCTGCCCATATCGCAAAAAATGACAAGGTCATTCCTGGAGATGCTCTTGTTCACGTCTTCAATAACAGCTTCATCCAGCCTTCCAGCTATCGAAAGCTGGAAACAAATGCCTGCCCGCAGCAGAGCCTGTGCCATTATCCCGGCTGAGGTCAGCCCATCAGCATCATTATGTGAGACTACGCGCACAAATCTGTATTTCCGGATTTTTTCGGCTGCATTTTTTGCAAGATTTGTCAGATTCTCAAGCTCGCTCAAAATCCATCACTCAAAAATTCAGTAATAAAGTCAAAGGATTATTAGAAGATTAATTAAGATATGTTACTAGTTCATAAAGGATACCAGTCTATACAGGCTTGATAGTATAAAACTTTGTACATTCAATAACTGAAGAGTTTTCAGACAACATATACAAATTTTATTTAAATTTGTGCATAATCTTTGTTTTTAGAGTTATCTTTGTAAGGACATAGGTTAGTTTTGGAAAAATTGCACACTACTGTAAAACTTGTATAAACCAGAGAAAACTTGGCTCTTCGCTGTTTCGAGTGAGTAACTTACACTTATCTCTTAAATGCCAAAGTAACATTTATAAAATTTAGAAAACATTTACGGTTGAAAATCACATTCAAGCTTGATGTTTCTCTGTTTGGCCTATTACTTTGTAACTGATCAATTATTTTCAACCCCTCACAAAACAACGAAGAGCCAATTTTGCGCTGAAATCTTTTCGATGGATAACCATTAGCTACTTTTACGACTATTATTAGTCAGTTTAAGTTTCTTCTAAATTGAGCCCAGTTAGATTTTAAAGATTTTTAAAGATAAGCTTCTGTGACATAATACCTCATCATCCTATGACTGTTAAAATAAGATGCTATCATACCTATTGAATTATTGATTAGCTTGAACCATTCGTCTTGTTGTTCGTAGTACATAGGGACGACGATGTAGTAGAGTTTGTAATAGAGATCTTTGAGCTCA
Coding sequences within:
- a CDS encoding DHH family phosphoesterase, with protein sequence MSELENLTNLAKNAAEKIRKYRFVRVVSHNDADGLTSAGIMAQALLRAGICFQLSIAGRLDEAVIEDVNKSISRNDLVIFCDMGSGQPELIEKVEADVIVLDHHQPVGQSPAKAVVNAHLVGIDGATDISASGTCYLVARELAADNVDLAGLALAGAIGDKQLFHTANAFILEEALKAGVVSIRKGLKVGDGDLVDVLAYSTEPFLDITGYPEKVTEFLNQLGLSGKIENLSEEEISRLANAVALKLVRQASPEAIEAVIGEVLLLNRELVRNVYDFISILDTCGKQKIYGLAISLCLKDQESINEAISLNKEHKKKLTLNARENVEKISKGENLWYVVTADAISTGNLASTVVRYLHPELPFICINESEGILKVSARGTRELVSKGLDLAFALREAAGAVGGRGGGHSVASGASIPLGSVEEFLSIADRIIGDQLQKTGAKNQKR